In Insulibacter thermoxylanivorax, one genomic interval encodes:
- a CDS encoding uracil-DNA glycosylase: MSILKNDWADILNEEFEKPYYQQLRKFLIHEYRTQTVYPNMYDIFNALHYTPYSKVKAVILGQDPYHGPGQAHGLSFSVQPGVAPPPSLQNIFKELHDDLGCTIPNHGCLVHWAEQGVLLLNTVLTVRAHSPNSHRDRGWEQFTDRIIQALNDKEHPVVFFLWGSHAQKKAALITNPHHLLIRSPHPSPLSAYRGFFGSRPFSKANQFLRSVGLEEIDWQLPLDPPAAVQQPGRRSGT; this comes from the coding sequence ATGTCGATATTAAAAAATGATTGGGCTGATATCCTAAATGAAGAATTCGAAAAACCTTACTACCAGCAATTAAGAAAATTCCTCATTCACGAGTACCGGACACAAACGGTCTATCCTAATATGTATGATATCTTCAATGCCCTGCATTATACGCCGTACTCCAAAGTGAAAGCTGTGATCCTCGGACAAGATCCGTATCACGGTCCAGGACAAGCCCATGGGCTCAGTTTCTCCGTTCAGCCGGGAGTCGCACCGCCTCCTTCCCTGCAGAATATCTTCAAAGAATTGCATGATGACTTGGGCTGTACGATACCGAATCATGGATGCCTCGTTCATTGGGCGGAACAAGGGGTGCTGCTGCTGAACACCGTATTAACCGTCCGCGCCCACTCGCCCAATTCCCATCGTGACCGAGGCTGGGAGCAATTCACCGACCGGATCATTCAGGCGCTTAACGATAAGGAGCATCCCGTGGTGTTCTTCCTGTGGGGAAGCCATGCGCAGAAGAAAGCTGCGCTCATCACCAACCCGCATCATCTGCTGATTCGTTCACCGCATCCAAGTCCGCTGTCCGCTTACAGAGGATTCTTCGGCAGCCGGCCGTTCTCCAAAGCGAATCAATTCCTAAGATCCGTCGGTCTTGAAGAGATCGATTGGCAGCTGCCGCTGGATCCCCCCGCTGCTGTTCAGCAACCGGGAAGAAGGTCTGGAACCTGA
- the nrdR gene encoding transcriptional regulator NrdR — translation MRCPFCDHFGTKVLDSRPANDNRSIRRRRECELCAKRFTTFEMVEETPLVVIKKDGSREEFNRDKILRGLLRACEKRPVSVERLERIVSEVEQQLRNTANTEIDSRMIGELVMEQLYPVDEVAYVRFASVYRQFKDINMFMKELKALLSRSGYDETKDEDEAQEE, via the coding sequence ATGAGATGCCCATTTTGCGATCATTTCGGAACGAAAGTGCTGGATTCGCGCCCGGCGAATGATAACCGTTCGATTCGCAGACGGCGTGAATGCGAGCTCTGTGCGAAGCGCTTTACGACGTTTGAGATGGTTGAGGAGACGCCTTTGGTCGTGATTAAGAAGGATGGCAGCCGCGAGGAGTTCAATCGGGACAAAATCTTACGCGGTTTGCTGAGAGCATGTGAGAAGCGTCCCGTATCCGTGGAACGGTTGGAACGCATCGTTTCGGAGGTAGAACAACAGCTGCGGAATACTGCGAACACGGAGATCGACAGCCGGATGATCGGAGAACTCGTGATGGAACAGTTGTATCCGGTGGATGAAGTGGCTTATGTTCGATTTGCTTCCGTGTACCGGCAATTCAAGGACATTAATATGTTCATGAAAGAACTCAAAGCTTTGCTGTCTCGAAGCGGTTATGATGAAACGAAGGATGAAGACGAAGCCCAAGAGGAATAA
- a CDS encoding PadR family transcriptional regulator, with translation MERELLVLGLLMSQSQHGYQINEFIDRNLGRVSNMKKATAYAILKRLEKEGKVVSTVSQEGNRPKKQVYTITEQGREAFRTLLRRILTSPEMTVPEGNIGIMFLDYLSLADVVECLNQRLHKIEEKLKVYANIPKHSNQHGLGVDLAIDHRITLMTADRDWLLRTIDILRQKMTNA, from the coding sequence TTGGAACGCGAATTATTGGTCCTGGGGCTGCTCATGTCACAAAGCCAGCATGGCTATCAGATCAACGAGTTCATTGACCGCAATCTAGGTCGGGTCTCCAATATGAAAAAAGCAACAGCTTATGCCATCTTGAAGCGTTTGGAGAAAGAAGGCAAAGTGGTCTCCACTGTCAGCCAAGAGGGCAACAGGCCGAAGAAGCAAGTCTATACGATTACTGAACAAGGCAGAGAAGCCTTTCGAACCTTGCTGCGACGTATACTTACGAGCCCTGAAATGACGGTTCCTGAAGGCAATATTGGGATCATGTTCCTGGATTATTTGTCTTTAGCTGACGTTGTGGAGTGTCTGAATCAAAGGCTGCACAAGATCGAAGAGAAGTTAAAGGTCTACGCCAACATACCGAAACATAGTAATCAGCATGGATTAGGCGTGGACTTGGCCATTGACCATCGCATAACGCTGATGACCGCAGATCGAGATTGGCTTCTTAGAACCATCGATATACTGCGTCAGAAGATGACGAACGCATGA